Proteins from a single region of Streptomyces griseiscabiei:
- a CDS encoding TetR family transcriptional regulator, with protein sequence MDTTQRTDQERSADRRRRELLEAADRVVLRDGPGASMNAIAAEAGITKPILYRHFGDKGGLYAALAQRHTDALLDSLRAALDAPAERRERVEATLDTYLAAIEARPQVYRFLMHPAEGGQPADQGFDVGRHSAPLLRRMGEELGKVIEDRLDLGPDSRLLSRVWGHGIVGMMHAAGDWWLNERPLSRAELVRSLADLLWGRLAAAGDKVGSPGF encoded by the coding sequence ATGGACACCACGCAGCGGACCGACCAGGAGCGGTCCGCCGACCGCCGTCGGCGCGAGCTGCTGGAGGCCGCGGACCGGGTCGTGCTCCGTGACGGCCCCGGAGCGTCGATGAACGCCATCGCCGCCGAGGCCGGCATCACCAAGCCGATCCTCTACCGCCATTTCGGTGACAAGGGCGGACTGTACGCCGCCCTCGCCCAGCGCCACACGGACGCCCTCCTCGACTCGCTGCGGGCCGCGCTGGACGCCCCGGCGGAGCGCCGCGAGCGCGTCGAGGCGACCCTCGACACCTATCTGGCGGCCATCGAGGCCCGCCCCCAGGTGTACCGCTTCCTGATGCACCCGGCGGAGGGCGGCCAGCCCGCCGACCAGGGCTTCGACGTCGGCAGGCACTCGGCCCCCCTGCTGCGCCGCATGGGCGAGGAACTCGGCAAGGTCATAGAGGACCGCCTCGACCTCGGCCCCGACAGCCGTCTGCTGTCACGTGTATGGGGCCACGGCATCGTCGGCATGATGCACGCGGCCGGCGACTGGTGGCTCAACGAACGCCCCCTCTCCAGGGCCGAGTTGGTCCGCAGCCTCGCCGACCTCCTCTGGGGCCGTCTGGCAGCGGCGGGCGACAAGGTGGGCAGCCCGGGCTTCTAG
- the def gene encoding peptide deformylase, translated as MRNGSIPGARGRVLPMTLLGDPVLQAPCEDVTEFGPELVRLVEDMFATMYDARGVGLAANQVGRGLRVFVYDCPDDEDVRHLGHVVNPRLVSTEGIVLRGPEGCLSLPGLEAGVERYDEAVVEGFTVDGDRVRVSGSGFFARCLQHECDHLEGRVYADRLSGWRRSRLMRKVARASWGA; from the coding sequence ATGCGAAACGGCTCGATTCCCGGCGCCCGAGGGCGCGTTCTCCCCATGACACTGCTCGGGGACCCCGTATTGCAGGCGCCTTGTGAAGACGTGACGGAGTTCGGGCCCGAACTGGTGCGGCTTGTGGAGGACATGTTCGCGACGATGTACGACGCGCGGGGGGTGGGGCTGGCCGCGAACCAGGTGGGCCGGGGGCTCCGGGTGTTCGTGTACGACTGTCCGGACGACGAGGACGTCCGTCATCTCGGGCATGTGGTCAATCCCCGGCTGGTCTCGACCGAGGGGATCGTACTGCGCGGGCCCGAGGGTTGTCTGTCCCTGCCCGGCCTGGAGGCGGGGGTGGAGCGGTACGACGAGGCCGTGGTGGAGGGGTTCACGGTGGACGGGGACCGGGTGCGGGTGTCGGGGAGCGGGTTCTTCGCGCGGTGTCTTCAGCACGAGTGCGATCACCTTGAGGGCCGGGTGTATGCGGACCGGCTGTCGGGGTGGCGGCGGTCTCGGCTGATGCGGAAGGTCGCCCGGGCGTCGTGGGGGGCGTGA
- a CDS encoding Mur ligase family protein — protein sequence MAGNSDPLTPRAKLAVTAGKAVAAASRAAGRGSGSVIGGRVALKLDPDLLARLAQSLDVVLVSATNGKTTTTRLIAEALRAAGEVVSNALGANMPAGITSALAGNSDAKFAVIEVDEKYLAGVARDTDPKCIALLNLSRDQLDRAAETRMMAEAWREGLAGTKAVVVANCDDPLIVWAASSSPNVIWVAVGQMWKDDAWSCPSCGGVMQRPGDDWFCGECGFRRPTPSWALSGDHVLDPHGSAWPIHLQLPGRANKANAASSAATAAVFGVPPQVALERMYQVQAVAGRYDVVQFMQRDLRLLLAKNPAGWLETFSLIDPPPSPVILSVNARGADGTDTSWLWDVDYTRLTGHPIFVLGDRKLDLAVRLEVANQHFQVCDTLDQAVQMCPPGRIEVIANYTAFQDLRRRVGN from the coding sequence ATGGCAGGCAACTCGGACCCGCTCACGCCGCGGGCCAAGCTGGCCGTGACGGCGGGCAAGGCGGTCGCGGCGGCATCGCGTGCCGCTGGACGCGGTAGCGGATCTGTGATCGGTGGCCGGGTGGCACTGAAACTCGACCCCGACCTCCTCGCCCGGCTCGCACAGAGCCTGGACGTCGTCCTGGTCTCCGCCACCAACGGCAAGACCACCACGACCCGGCTGATCGCCGAGGCACTGCGCGCGGCGGGCGAGGTCGTCTCGAACGCGCTCGGCGCCAACATGCCCGCGGGCATCACCTCGGCGCTCGCCGGGAACTCGGACGCCAAGTTCGCGGTCATCGAGGTCGACGAGAAGTACCTCGCCGGTGTCGCGCGGGACACCGACCCCAAGTGCATCGCACTGCTCAACCTCTCCCGCGACCAGCTCGACCGTGCCGCCGAGACCCGCATGATGGCGGAGGCGTGGCGGGAGGGCCTGGCCGGCACCAAGGCCGTCGTGGTGGCCAACTGCGACGACCCGCTGATCGTGTGGGCGGCCTCGTCGTCGCCGAACGTGATCTGGGTCGCGGTCGGCCAGATGTGGAAGGACGACGCCTGGTCCTGCCCGTCCTGCGGCGGTGTGATGCAGCGCCCCGGCGACGACTGGTTCTGCGGCGAGTGCGGTTTCCGCCGCCCGACGCCGAGCTGGGCGCTCTCCGGCGACCACGTCCTCGACCCGCACGGCTCGGCCTGGCCGATCCACCTCCAGCTGCCGGGCCGCGCCAACAAGGCGAACGCCGCCTCGTCGGCCGCCACCGCCGCCGTCTTCGGGGTGCCCCCGCAGGTCGCCCTGGAACGGATGTACCAGGTGCAGGCGGTGGCCGGGCGGTACGACGTGGTGCAGTTCATGCAGCGCGATCTGCGGCTGCTGCTCGCCAAGAACCCGGCGGGCTGGCTGGAGACGTTCTCGCTGATCGACCCGCCGCCGTCGCCGGTGATCCTGTCGGTGAACGCGCGCGGCGCCGACGGCACGGACACCTCGTGGCTGTGGGACGTGGACTACACCCGGCTGACCGGCCACCCGATCTTCGTGCTGGGCGACCGCAAGCTCGACCTCGCGGTACGTCTGGAGGTGGCGAACCAGCACTTCCAGGTCTGCGACACCCTCGACCAGGCGGTGCAGATGTGCCCGCCCGGCCGGATCGAGGTCATCGCCAACTACACCGCGTTCCAGGACCTGCGCCGCCGCGTGGGCAACTGA
- a CDS encoding type 1 glutamine amidotransferase, with protein sequence MSDNSLRVVWVYPDLLSTYGDQGNVLVVERRARQRGLDVARLDVRSDQPIPTSGDIYLIGGGEDRPQRLAAERLRRDRHLYQAVNNGAIVFAVCAGYQILGHEFVNDLGQREPGLGLLDVTTTRGEGERCVGDVLADIDPRLGLPQLTGFENHQGVTHLGPTARPLANVRLGKGNGTGDGTEGAYNDTVFGTYMHGPVLARNPQIADLLLKLALDVNALPPTDDRWFEALRDERISAATQPA encoded by the coding sequence ATGAGCGACAACAGTCTGCGGGTCGTCTGGGTCTACCCGGACCTGCTCAGCACCTACGGCGACCAGGGCAACGTCCTCGTCGTCGAGCGCCGGGCGCGCCAGCGCGGCCTGGACGTGGCCCGGCTGGACGTGCGCAGCGACCAGCCGATCCCGACCTCCGGCGACATCTATCTGATCGGCGGCGGCGAGGACCGGCCGCAGCGGCTGGCGGCCGAGCGGCTGCGCCGGGACCGGCATCTGTACCAGGCGGTGAACAACGGGGCGATCGTCTTCGCGGTCTGCGCCGGGTACCAGATCCTCGGCCACGAGTTCGTCAACGACCTCGGTCAGCGTGAGCCGGGCCTCGGTCTGCTCGACGTGACGACGACCCGTGGCGAGGGCGAGCGGTGTGTCGGCGACGTCCTCGCGGACATCGACCCGCGCCTCGGGCTGCCCCAGCTGACCGGGTTCGAGAACCACCAGGGCGTCACCCACCTCGGCCCCACCGCCCGCCCGCTGGCGAACGTACGGCTCGGCAAGGGCAACGGCACGGGCGACGGCACGGAGGGCGCGTACAACGACACCGTGTTCGGTACGTACATGCACGGGCCGGTGCTGGCGCGGAACCCGCAGATCGCGGACCTGCTGCTGAAGCTGGCGCTGGATGTGAACGCGCTGCCGCCGACCGACGACCGCTGGTTCGAGGCGCTGCGCGACGAGCGCATCTCGGCGGCGACACAGCCCGCGTAA
- a CDS encoding 6-phosphofructokinase, producing MRIGVLTSGGDCPGLNAVIRSVVHRAVVDHGDEVIGFRDGWKGLLEGDYLKLDLDAVAGILARGGTILGSSRVQPSHLRDGVARAKGHVEELGLDAIIPIGGEGTLKAARLMSDSGLPVVGVPKTIDNDIAVTDVTFGFDTAVGVATEALDRLKTTAESHQRVLVVEVMGRHTGWIALHSGMAAGAHAIVVPERPFDIEELAARVGERFAAGKRFAIVVAAEGAKPKAGSMEFDEGGKDIYGHERFAGIARQLSIELEQRLGKEARPVILGHVQRGGTPTAYDRVLATRFGWHAVEAVHRGEFGNMTALRGTDIVMVPLAEAVETLKTVPSERYAEAECVL from the coding sequence ATGCGCATTGGTGTCCTCACGTCCGGCGGCGACTGCCCCGGGCTGAACGCCGTCATCCGGTCCGTCGTGCACCGCGCCGTCGTCGACCACGGCGACGAGGTCATCGGCTTCCGGGACGGCTGGAAGGGTCTCCTGGAGGGCGACTACCTCAAGCTCGACCTGGACGCGGTGGCGGGCATCCTGGCCCGCGGCGGCACGATCCTCGGCTCCTCCCGCGTCCAGCCCTCGCATCTGCGCGACGGGGTGGCGCGGGCCAAGGGCCATGTCGAGGAGCTGGGTCTCGACGCGATCATCCCCATCGGCGGTGAGGGCACGCTCAAGGCGGCCCGGCTGATGTCCGACAGCGGCCTGCCGGTCGTCGGTGTGCCGAAGACCATCGACAACGACATCGCGGTCACGGACGTCACCTTCGGCTTCGACACGGCCGTGGGTGTCGCCACCGAGGCCCTGGACCGGCTGAAGACCACCGCCGAGTCCCACCAGCGGGTCCTGGTCGTGGAGGTCATGGGCCGCCACACCGGCTGGATCGCGCTCCACTCCGGCATGGCGGCCGGCGCGCACGCCATCGTCGTCCCCGAACGGCCCTTCGACATCGAGGAGCTGGCCGCGCGGGTCGGCGAGCGGTTCGCGGCGGGCAAGCGGTTCGCGATCGTCGTCGCGGCGGAGGGGGCCAAGCCGAAGGCCGGGTCGATGGAGTTCGACGAGGGCGGCAAGGACATCTACGGGCACGAGCGGTTCGCCGGGATCGCCCGGCAGCTCTCCATCGAGCTGGAGCAGCGCCTCGGGAAGGAGGCGCGGCCGGTGATCCTCGGGCATGTGCAGCGGGGCGGTACGCCGACCGCGTACGACCGGGTGCTGGCGACGCGGTTCGGGTGGCACGCGGTGGAGGCCGTGCACCGGGGTGAGTTCGGCAACATGACCGCGCTGCGGGGGACGGACATCGTGATGGTGCCGCTCGCGGAGGCGGTGGAGACGCTGAAGACGGTGCCTTCGGAGAGGTATGCCGAGGCGGAGTGTGTGCTGTGA
- a CDS encoding cytochrome c oxidase assembly protein, giving the protein MDHSGHGTGLLPFTLGRGLSWSADPFFLIACLLGLGLYAWGVVRLVRRGDKWPVGRTVAFVVGVLLVMLVTCTGLNDYGMVMFSVHMVQHMVISMLAPIVLLLGAPVTLALRALPVAGKGRKGPRELLMMFLHSWYMKIVTHPAFTIPMFIASLYGLYFTPLFDFLMGSTPGHIVMMTHFLLVGLFFFWPIMGVDPGPHRPGYLMRMLELFAGMPFHAFFGIALMMASAPMVRTYENPPASLGIDALADQNAAGGIAWAFSEIPSVLVLLALLFQWYGSEQRQAKRQDRAADRDGDKELEAYNAYLASLDARSR; this is encoded by the coding sequence ATGGATCACAGCGGGCACGGGACGGGGCTCTTGCCCTTCACTCTCGGGCGAGGGCTCTCGTGGTCGGCGGATCCGTTCTTCCTGATCGCCTGCCTGCTGGGCCTCGGGCTCTACGCCTGGGGCGTCGTGCGGCTGGTGCGGCGCGGCGACAAGTGGCCCGTCGGGCGGACCGTCGCGTTCGTCGTGGGTGTGCTGCTGGTGATGCTGGTGACATGCACCGGGCTGAACGACTACGGCATGGTCATGTTCAGCGTGCACATGGTGCAGCACATGGTGATCAGCATGCTGGCGCCGATCGTGCTGCTCCTCGGGGCGCCGGTCACCCTGGCGTTGCGGGCGCTGCCGGTGGCGGGGAAGGGGCGGAAGGGGCCGCGTGAGCTGCTGATGATGTTCCTGCACAGCTGGTACATGAAGATCGTCACGCATCCGGCGTTCACGATCCCGATGTTCATCGCGAGCCTGTACGGGCTGTACTTCACGCCGTTGTTCGACTTCCTGATGGGGTCGACGCCGGGGCACATCGTGATGATGACGCACTTCCTGCTGGTCGGACTGTTCTTCTTCTGGCCGATCATGGGCGTCGACCCGGGTCCGCACCGCCCCGGCTATCTGATGCGGATGCTGGAACTGTTCGCGGGCATGCCGTTCCACGCGTTCTTCGGCATCGCGCTGATGATGGCGTCCGCGCCGATGGTCAGGACGTACGAGAACCCGCCCGCCTCCCTCGGCATCGACGCGCTCGCCGACCAGAACGCGGCCGGCGGCATCGCCTGGGCGTTCAGCGAGATCCCCTCGGTGCTCGTCCTGCTCGCACTGCTCTTCCAGTGGTACGGCTCCGAGCAGCGGCAGGCCAAGCGCCAGGACCGCGCGGCCGACCGGGACGGCGACAAGGAACTGGAGGCGTACAACGCCTATCTCGCCTCACTCGACGCACGCAGCCGCTGA
- a CDS encoding PASTA domain-containing protein: MRTCLLLVGVLLLGGCGDSAPSLLAVKAVAAGVPSLAPFFDEGERLGRDETDLRSLRPHSGLQQGNTPGLYGGTQKPKICDVGKLEDFLTAHENKKKAQEWARIVGIEVDGIERYLDELTPVLLRHDTLVKNHDYKKGRAVPFDALLEAGIAVLVDDQGLPAVKCSCGNPLRAFDENPERIKVEFAGDHKRWRGYAESRVIVVKPAPERLKEIKLIDVEDPDQGISREVGTTGESDSTFDTRVRQAVPQVRGMTFDEASAAMADQGLAVTVAGDRLPPGDAQVTGSSPGAGAELDFGAAVALRVEWPGEISEPSEPSEPSDPGDGTGGSGAGSGPGSPSETEGSPNGGSSSGASSPSKPSEPSKPSEPPQGSGPSEPSGSDSAPADRDPPPSGGGSSPADDGSSPTEAAPPPSTGGTSLAPTPSKSSERPSPDPDPTPPGDSGPPAGTPTTSAPPSEPVEEPPQFMWI; encoded by the coding sequence TTGCGAACATGCCTGCTTCTGGTGGGCGTGCTGCTTCTCGGCGGGTGCGGCGACTCGGCCCCCTCACTGCTCGCGGTGAAGGCGGTGGCGGCGGGGGTTCCGTCCCTCGCCCCCTTCTTCGACGAGGGGGAACGGCTGGGCAGGGACGAGACCGACCTCCGTTCCCTGCGGCCGCACAGCGGTCTCCAGCAGGGCAACACCCCTGGTCTGTATGGGGGCACACAGAAACCGAAGATCTGTGACGTGGGCAAGCTGGAGGATTTCCTCACCGCCCACGAAAACAAGAAAAAGGCTCAGGAATGGGCCCGGATCGTCGGTATCGAGGTCGACGGCATCGAACGTTATCTTGACGAACTCACACCCGTTCTCCTGCGTCACGACACCCTCGTGAAGAACCACGACTACAAGAAGGGCAGGGCCGTCCCCTTCGACGCGTTGCTGGAAGCCGGTATCGCGGTTCTGGTCGACGATCAGGGCTTGCCCGCCGTGAAGTGCAGCTGCGGAAATCCGCTGCGCGCGTTCGACGAGAACCCCGAGCGCATCAAGGTGGAATTCGCCGGCGATCACAAGAGGTGGAGGGGCTACGCCGAGTCCCGGGTGATCGTCGTCAAGCCCGCTCCGGAGCGGCTGAAGGAGATCAAGCTCATCGATGTCGAGGACCCGGACCAGGGCATCAGCCGGGAGGTCGGCACCACGGGCGAGTCCGACTCGACGTTCGACACCCGGGTACGGCAGGCCGTCCCGCAGGTGCGCGGGATGACCTTCGACGAGGCGAGCGCGGCCATGGCGGACCAGGGTCTGGCGGTGACCGTCGCCGGAGACCGGCTGCCACCGGGTGACGCCCAGGTGACCGGGTCGAGCCCCGGGGCGGGTGCCGAGCTGGACTTCGGGGCGGCGGTGGCACTGCGTGTGGAGTGGCCGGGCGAGATCTCGGAGCCGTCCGAACCGTCCGAACCGTCGGATCCGGGGGACGGCACCGGCGGCTCGGGGGCCGGATCAGGGCCCGGTTCGCCTTCGGAGACGGAGGGTTCACCGAACGGCGGCTCCTCGTCCGGAGCATCGTCGCCTTCCAAGCCGTCCGAACCGTCCAAGCCGTCCGAGCCGCCCCAGGGGTCCGGGCCGTCCGAGCCGTCCGGGAGCGACTCGGCGCCGGCGGACCGTGACCCGCCCCCGTCCGGCGGGGGCTCCTCCCCGGCGGACGACGGGTCGTCACCCACCGAGGCGGCCCCTCCCCCGTCGACAGGCGGCACCTCCCTCGCGCCGACACCGTCCAAGTCCTCCGAGCGGCCGTCGCCGGACCCCGACCCCACCCCGCCGGGCGACAGCGGTCCGCCCGCCGGCACCCCGACGACGAGCGCTCCCCCGAGTGAACCCGTCGAGGAACCGCCCCAGTTCATGTGGATCTGA
- a CDS encoding protein kinase domain-containing protein has translation MQSGAPRSGVGRVIADRYLLLNRLGSGGMGHVWLAHDRQLDCEVALKEIVFRDPGEAERERTARVARARAEARHAAGLRHHPHVVTVHDVLEHDELPWIVMEYVPGALDLKALVTRRGALAPAECARIGLCVLDALTAGHERGVMHRDVKPANILLAPDRTGSPYARVLLTDYGISVQPDTQETRYTRTHVLVGTAGYLAPERAQGGPPTAASDLFSLGCTLYHAVEGYGPFDRDTEIAALTAAVLEEPRPMLRAGALEPVLATMLAKDPVRRITAAGTEAALSAIVTPQAHPRTEPDLGSQPHWASEPTHTAEREFLAARAPHGTPWQAPTPAPEPAPARPVPATGVRPRRHRGRALLAGMATTLGLALVVGGIWWAMGNIRELPRGLGGSGDTLSTELPYGRTVGLTEPLRDGDCVDVTWTGAPFTDAAELRIVPGCEGPAMDGQVMTSFEVPSAEDARTAGAARCEQLTVEAREKLADVRTYAVLPTDDGFDTAGRRVACLLLGTRRPVYGPIGDYRTTGSTVLVDVATLQKQDCLDPVSGNRIRLVSCRDRHRQKVLGFHRMSPGTTYEEAQDQALDACRENLPPQQYGYEPSLTGSGFWISEDGWKKGAHFVVCTVISGSGGTMEGEEA, from the coding sequence ATGCAGTCAGGAGCACCGCGTTCGGGAGTCGGCCGGGTCATCGCCGACCGCTATCTCCTGCTGAACCGGCTGGGCAGCGGCGGTATGGGCCATGTCTGGCTGGCCCATGACCGGCAGCTGGACTGCGAGGTGGCGCTCAAGGAGATCGTGTTCCGCGATCCGGGCGAGGCCGAGCGGGAGCGCACGGCCCGGGTGGCCCGCGCCCGAGCCGAGGCCCGGCACGCCGCCGGACTGCGCCACCATCCGCACGTGGTCACCGTGCACGACGTCCTGGAGCACGACGAACTGCCGTGGATCGTCATGGAGTACGTGCCCGGCGCCCTCGATCTGAAGGCCCTCGTCACGCGGCGGGGCGCCCTCGCGCCCGCCGAGTGCGCCCGGATCGGGCTCTGTGTACTGGACGCGCTGACCGCCGGGCACGAGCGCGGCGTCATGCACCGGGACGTCAAGCCGGCCAACATCCTGCTCGCCCCGGACCGCACCGGATCGCCGTACGCGCGGGTGCTCCTCACCGACTACGGCATCTCGGTCCAGCCCGACACCCAGGAGACCCGGTACACCCGGACGCACGTCCTGGTCGGCACCGCCGGATATCTGGCGCCCGAGCGGGCGCAGGGCGGGCCGCCGACCGCCGCGTCCGACCTGTTCTCGCTGGGCTGCACGCTCTACCACGCCGTCGAGGGGTACGGGCCCTTCGACCGTGACACGGAGATCGCCGCGCTGACCGCCGCCGTCCTGGAGGAGCCGCGGCCCATGCTGCGCGCGGGCGCGCTGGAGCCCGTCCTGGCGACCATGCTCGCCAAGGACCCCGTACGCCGGATCACCGCCGCCGGGACCGAGGCGGCGCTCTCCGCGATCGTCACCCCCCAGGCCCACCCCCGCACCGAACCGGACCTGGGGTCGCAGCCGCACTGGGCGAGCGAGCCCACGCACACGGCGGAGCGCGAGTTCCTCGCCGCGCGGGCGCCCCACGGGACACCGTGGCAGGCGCCGACGCCCGCGCCGGAGCCCGCCCCGGCCCGGCCGGTGCCCGCGACCGGTGTGCGCCCCCGCCGGCATCGCGGCCGGGCCCTGCTCGCCGGTATGGCCACCACCCTCGGGCTCGCCCTGGTGGTCGGCGGGATCTGGTGGGCCATGGGGAACATCAGGGAACTGCCGAGGGGTCTGGGCGGCAGCGGCGACACCCTGAGCACGGAGCTGCCGTACGGGCGGACCGTGGGGCTGACCGAGCCGCTGCGGGACGGCGACTGTGTGGACGTGACCTGGACCGGCGCTCCCTTCACGGACGCCGCCGAGCTGCGGATCGTGCCCGGGTGCGAGGGGCCCGCGATGGACGGACAGGTGATGACCTCCTTCGAGGTGCCGTCCGCCGAGGACGCCCGGACGGCCGGTGCCGCCCGCTGCGAGCAGCTCACGGTCGAGGCCCGCGAGAAGCTCGCGGACGTCCGGACCTACGCCGTCCTGCCGACCGACGACGGCTTCGACACCGCCGGCCGTCGGGTCGCCTGTCTGCTGCTGGGCACCCGCAGGCCGGTGTACGGGCCGATCGGCGACTACCGGACGACGGGCTCCACGGTGCTCGTCGACGTGGCCACCCTGCAGAAACAGGACTGCCTCGACCCGGTCTCCGGCAACAGGATCAGGCTGGTCTCCTGCCGGGACCGCCACCGGCAGAAGGTGCTCGGTTTCCACCGGATGAGCCCCGGGACGACGTACGAGGAAGCCCAGGACCAGGCGCTCGACGCCTGCCGGGAGAACCTGCCGCCGCAGCAGTACGGCTATGAGCCCTCACTGACCGGGTCCGGTTTCTGGATCAGCGAGGACGGCTGGAAAAAAGGCGCACATTTTGTCGTCTGCACTGTCATTTCCGGTAGTGGAGGCACCATGGAGGGAGAAGAAGCCTGA
- a CDS encoding sensor histidine kinase, protein MTGFLAGVFVAVLPLLAAGFWLGRRTARPRNSLGGLGTPVEHATFQTLHTATLAAPPLRAGLTEETARRSAKRLRTLLGTDALCLTDHESVLAWEGVAEHHRAEIMGRLAGPLETGRGEAFPLTCDILDCPVRWAVVAPLTVDDRVHGALVACAPRESAVLVRAAGEVARWVSVQLELADLDQSRTRLIEAEIKALRAQISPHFIFNSLAVIASFVRTDPERARELLLEFADFTRYSFRKHGDFTTLADELHAIDHYLALVRARFGDRLSVTLQIAPEVLPVTLPFLCLQPLVENAVKHGLEGRTVHAAAKSHISITAQDAGAEALVVIEDDGVGMEPEVLRRILSGETSPSGGIGLSNVDERLRQVYGDDHGLVIETAVGAGMKITARLPKYQPGVHPDGGIPRA, encoded by the coding sequence GTGACCGGCTTCCTCGCGGGGGTCTTCGTGGCCGTACTGCCGCTGCTCGCCGCCGGATTCTGGCTCGGCCGACGTACCGCCCGCCCGCGCAACAGCCTGGGCGGCCTCGGCACCCCCGTCGAGCACGCCACCTTCCAGACCCTGCACACCGCCACCCTCGCCGCGCCCCCGCTGCGCGCCGGACTCACCGAGGAGACGGCCCGCAGATCCGCCAAACGGCTGCGCACCCTGCTCGGCACGGACGCCCTCTGCCTCACCGACCACGAGTCGGTCCTCGCCTGGGAGGGCGTGGCGGAGCACCATCGCGCCGAGATCATGGGACGGCTGGCGGGCCCCCTGGAGACCGGCCGCGGCGAGGCCTTCCCGCTGACCTGCGACATCCTCGACTGCCCGGTGCGCTGGGCCGTCGTCGCGCCCCTCACGGTCGACGACCGCGTGCACGGCGCGCTCGTCGCCTGCGCACCCCGGGAGTCCGCCGTCCTCGTCCGGGCCGCCGGCGAGGTCGCCCGCTGGGTCTCGGTCCAGCTCGAACTGGCCGACCTCGACCAGTCCCGCACCCGCCTGATAGAGGCCGAGATCAAGGCCCTGCGCGCCCAGATCTCCCCGCACTTCATCTTCAACTCGCTCGCGGTGATCGCCTCGTTCGTCCGCACCGACCCCGAGCGCGCCCGTGAACTCCTCCTGGAGTTCGCCGACTTCACCCGCTACTCGTTCCGCAAGCACGGCGACTTCACCACCCTCGCCGACGAACTGCACGCCATCGACCACTACTTGGCGCTGGTCCGGGCCCGCTTCGGCGACCGGCTCTCGGTCACACTCCAGATAGCCCCCGAGGTCCTGCCGGTCACCCTGCCCTTCCTCTGCCTCCAGCCCCTCGTGGAGAACGCGGTGAAGCACGGCCTCGAAGGCCGTACGGTGCACGCCGCGGCCAAGAGCCACATCAGCATCACCGCCCAGGACGCGGGCGCCGAGGCACTCGTCGTCATCGAGGACGACGGCGTCGGCATGGAGCCCGAGGTGCTGCGCCGTATCCTCTCCGGCGAGACCAGCCCCTCGGGCGGCATCGGCCTGAGCAATGTCGACGAGCGGCTGCGCCAGGTGTACGGCGACGACCACGGCCTCGTCATCGAGACCGCGGTCGGCGCGGGCATGAAGATCACCGCCCGGCTGCCGAAGTACCAGCCGGGCGTACACCCGGACGGGGGAATTCCGCGGGCCTGA